Sequence from the Pararhizobium gei genome:
TGGCTTGCCGTCAACGACGACGATCGCCAACTGCCCGAGGTGCGGCTGACGATGGACCGGCTCGCTGACCTCCTAAGACGCAACGAGGACCTGTTTTCTGGCGACCGCCCATCTCTCGCCGCTACAGACGCTCGCCGTTCCTGATGCGGTAAGTCGGCGTATACATGGTCACCAGTTCTTCGGACGCTGTCGGATGCACCGCCATGGTCCGGTCGAAATCATCCTTCGTGCAGCCGGCCTTCAGGGTGATACCCAGCAACTGCGCCATTTCACCTGCCTCGTGCCCGAGAATATGGGCGCCGATGACCTTGCGATCGGCAGCGTTGACGATCAGCTTCATGATGGTCTTTTCGCTGCGACCAGACAGCGTCGCCTTCATCGGCCGGAATTCCGCCCGGTAGATCTCGATCTCGTCATGCTTCTTGGCGGCCTCTTCCTCGGAGAGACCAACCGTGCCGATCTCGGGCTGCGAGAAGACTGCGGTTGCGATCAGGTCGTGATCCGGAGAAACGGGATTGTGCTTGTATTCTGTCTCGATGAAGCACATCGCTTCGTGGATCGCGACGGGTGTCAGTTGCACCCGATCCGTCACGTCGCCGAGCGCGTAGATGCCCGGCGCGCTGGTGCGCGAAAAGGCGTCGACCACAATCGCGCCGCGCTCGTCGACGGTAACACCCGCCGCCTCCAGTCCCAGTCCACGGGTGTTCGGCACGCGGCCGAGCGCCAGCATGATCTGGTCTGCCTCAAGGAGACCATGTTTCAGCGTTTCCGCCGCCAGCCGGCCGTCCGCCGTTCTGGTGATTGACTGGAACAGGTCCTCGCACAGGATGCGGATGCCCTTGTGTTCCATCGCTGCATGCAGGCCTCGGCGCATGTCCTGGTCGAAACGCGATAGAATTTCCCGTCCGCGGTAGATCAACGTCGTCTCGACGCCCAGGCCGTGGAAGATATTGGCGAATTCCACCGCGATATAGCCGCCGCCGGCAATGATGATTGACTTTGGCAGTTCCGGCAGATCGAAAGCCTCGTTCGAGGTGATGCAAAGCTCATGGCCGGGCAGTGCCTCATGCGGCGTCGGATGCCCGCCGACGGCGATCACGATGCGCTCGGCCGTCACCGTCTTGCCGCTGGCAACGAGGCGAATGCTGTTCGGCCCGGTCAGTTCGGCCCGCGTATTGAGAATCTCGACCCCGGCATTGGCAAGCCCCTTCTGATAAAGCCCCTCCAGACGGGTGATCTCCTTTTCCTTGGCCGCAACCAGCGCCTTCCAGTCGAAGCTGCGCTCGCCAACACTCCACCCAAATCCTTCGGCATCTTCAAAATGCTCCGGAAACTGGGAGGCGTAGACATAAAGCTTTTTCGGCACACATCCCCGGATCACGCAGGTGCCGCCGTAGCGATATTCCTCCGCCACGGCCACCTTCTTGCCCAGGGACGCCGCAACGCGCGCGCTGCGCACGCCGCCGGACCCGCCGCCGATGACGAAGAGGTCATAATCGAAAGAAGCCATGCTGAAACTCCGGAATGGGCATTGGGAGAAAAGACGGGATGGCGGGAGAGGTGTCCCGCCATCTGCCGCTGATATAGTGTCGGTTGCCGCCAAATGAAAAGCCCGGAATGATCCGGGCTCTCGATTCGTTCCGATGTCGCCGGCGGCGCTTTACTGCGCCGGCGTTTCCGTGACGGTGCCGGGAACCGGCTGCTGGCCGGCGGTCAGGGTCGCATTCAGTTCCTTGCTTGCCGCCGCGTTCAAATCGCGGGAAATACCTGCGGCCCAGATGTCGGCTGCCTTGAGCATTTCGCGCGATGCGATCGGTCCGTCGTTCAGGAGCTTCTTGCCGGCATCGGAATTGTAGAAGGTCGAGATCGCATTGAGCTGCTCGACGGTAAAGGTCTTGGCGTAGATGGTCGCGGCTTCCCGCTCCAGATCCGAACGACGTGCCGCAAGCTCCAGCGCCTTGGCATCGATCGTCGTGCTGATCAGGTCCTCGTGGTTCGGGGATGACTGGATCAGCGTCGTCTTCAGACGCTCGGCGAGATTGGGCAGGATATTGTCGAAATTATTGGTTGCACCGACCGCGGCGATCGCGGCACGGGCTGCCTTCAGCTGCTCGTCCGACACGTCCTGAGCCTGCAACGCGGGAATCATGACGGTCGAAAGCAGAATCGCGCTTGCCGCCACTGTGCGGCCGAGACCTGCAAAATTGATCATATCCGAAATGCTCCTGTCAGTTGACGCCGGCCTCACCGGCTTTTCGCGCCTGACGGGCCTGCATATGGTCCAATGTCCAAGACGCTACCACCGGTAAGGCCCTCAGCCCGGTTGTAACGCCGTGATGATCGTTTCGCCAGCCTGCAGAACGGCAAAGCCGTCCGGAGAATGGTCTTATTTCGTCATGACCCTTGCGCCTGCCGGGCCGGCGATGATCGCAAGCGATGCGATATTGATAAACAGCCCATGCTCGACCACGCCGGGAATGGCGTTCAGTTCGCATGAAAGGGCATCTGCATCAGGAATACGGCCAAAAGATGCATCCAGAATCAAATGACCTCCGTCCGTCATGAATGGGCCGTCATCCGATGACCGCACCGCAATCCCTCCCGAAAGCCCCAGGCGGGCGGCAAGCTTCTCGACCGCGATCCGTGTCGCCGTCAGACCGAACGGATTGACCTCGATCGGCAGCTTGAACGCACCAAGCGTCCCGACAACCTTTGTCTCGTCGGCGATCACGATCATCCGCGACGAAGCGCAGGCCACGATCTTCTCGCGCAGAAGCGCCCCGCCCCCGCCCTTGATCAGACGCAACGAAGCGTCCACCTCGTCGGCCCCATCGATGGTCAGGTCCAGTTCAGGCAGTTCGTCCAGCGATTTCAGGGGAATGCCGAGGTCGAGGCAGAGCCGCGCGGTGCGTTCCGATGTCGGCACGCCTTGGACACGCAGGCCGGCCGCAACCTTTTCGGCAAGCAGCCGGACGAATTCCTCGGCCGTCGAACCTGTCCCTATGCCGAGCCGCATGCCGTCTTCGACATAGTCGAGCGCCACCGCCGCGGCCTTGATCTTCATTTCACGGGCGTCCATGCGCCACGCTCTCCCTGACAATTATCCGACGACCCGTCGCACGCGACCGGTCCGCCTTTCGCGCAGACGTTTACACATCTGCCGCAGCAAACGAAAGCCCCATTGGAAACATGACGCGCAAAACCTCGCCCTGTCCGCGGGAACGAGGCCTTTTCGGCGAAAAAAGTCACGATTGCTTTTTTCTGCGCCTTCCCCTACCCGGACGACTGCAATCCAGTGCCAGAGAGATTTTTCGTGTCCGATTCCGTCGTTGTCTTTGATCTTGATGGCACTCTGGTCGATACCGCACCGGATCTGGTGGCCAGCCTTAACCATGCCGTCACCCAGGCAGGCCTTGATCCCGTCACCTATGACGACCTCACCCATCTCGTCGGGCATGGCGCCAAAGCCATGATCGAGCGCACTTTCGCCTTGCGCGGCAAGTCTCTCGACGCCGTCGACCTCGAATGGCAGATGCGCGAATTCATCGATTTCTACCAGGGATCCATGCCTGGAGGCTCAGCCCCCTATCCCGGCGTCGTGGCGGCGATGGAGCGCCTCGCCGGGGCCGGCTACACACTCGCCGTCTGCACAAACAAACTCGAAAGTCTGGCCAGGACGCTGCTCGACAGCCTGGGACTGACCGGACATTTCGCTGCCATCACCGGC
This genomic interval carries:
- the gor gene encoding glutathione-disulfide reductase, producing MASFDYDLFVIGGGSGGVRSARVAASLGKKVAVAEEYRYGGTCVIRGCVPKKLYVYASQFPEHFEDAEGFGWSVGERSFDWKALVAAKEKEITRLEGLYQKGLANAGVEILNTRAELTGPNSIRLVASGKTVTAERIVIAVGGHPTPHEALPGHELCITSNEAFDLPELPKSIIIAGGGYIAVEFANIFHGLGVETTLIYRGREILSRFDQDMRRGLHAAMEHKGIRILCEDLFQSITRTADGRLAAETLKHGLLEADQIMLALGRVPNTRGLGLEAAGVTVDERGAIVVDAFSRTSAPGIYALGDVTDRVQLTPVAIHEAMCFIETEYKHNPVSPDHDLIATAVFSQPEIGTVGLSEEEAAKKHDEIEIYRAEFRPMKATLSGRSEKTIMKLIVNAADRKVIGAHILGHEAGEMAQLLGITLKAGCTKDDFDRTMAVHPTASEELVTMYTPTYRIRNGERL
- a CDS encoding DUF2059 domain-containing protein, which produces MINFAGLGRTVAASAILLSTVMIPALQAQDVSDEQLKAARAAIAAVGATNNFDNILPNLAERLKTTLIQSSPNHEDLISTTIDAKALELAARRSDLEREAATIYAKTFTVEQLNAISTFYNSDAGKKLLNDGPIASREMLKAADIWAAGISRDLNAAASKELNATLTAGQQPVPGTVTETPAQ
- the rpiA gene encoding ribose-5-phosphate isomerase RpiA codes for the protein MDAREMKIKAAAVALDYVEDGMRLGIGTGSTAEEFVRLLAEKVAAGLRVQGVPTSERTARLCLDLGIPLKSLDELPELDLTIDGADEVDASLRLIKGGGGALLREKIVACASSRMIVIADETKVVGTLGAFKLPIEVNPFGLTATRIAVEKLAARLGLSGGIAVRSSDDGPFMTDGGHLILDASFGRIPDADALSCELNAIPGVVEHGLFINIASLAIIAGPAGARVMTK
- a CDS encoding HAD family hydrolase; translated protein: MSDSVVVFDLDGTLVDTAPDLVASLNHAVTQAGLDPVTYDDLTHLVGHGAKAMIERTFALRGKSLDAVDLEWQMREFIDFYQGSMPGGSAPYPGVVAAMERLAGAGYTLAVCTNKLESLARTLLDSLGLTGHFAAITGGDTFSVRKPDAEHLLSTIRLAGGAPEKSVMIGDSLNDILVARNANVRSIGVPFGYSDVPVESLSPDRIISHFSELTPDLIEQLITRP